In Pseudoxanthomonas sp. SE1, the genomic stretch CATGGTGCTGCTCCTGTTGAGTACGCTTCCGTTGCTCGGCGCCTGCGCGTCCGCGCCGGGCGTACAGGTGTCTCCGGCACAGGAAGCGGCGCAGGCGGACCTGGTCGATGCGGCGACGGTCGTGCCCGGTCTGCAGCAGGAAATCCGCTATGCGGGCAAGGACAATTTCGTGGGGGTGCCGGTCGTCGGCTATGAGGCGCCCAAGTGCCTGCTGCTGGCACCGGTCGCGCAAGCGCTCGCCCGCGTGCAGCAGGACGTGCAGCGCGAAGGCCTGTCGCTGAAGGTGTTCGACTGCTATCGCCCGGTACGCGCGGTGAAGCACTTCGTCGCCTGGGCACGCGACCCCGCCGACCAGCGGACCAAGGCGGCGTACTACCCGAACCTGGACAAGGCGCGCCTGCTCGATGGCTACATCGCCGAATCCTCCGGCCACAGCCGGGGCGCGACGCTGGACCTGACGCTGGTGCGTTGCGGTGGCGGCGCGTGCACGGAACTGGACATGGGTACGCCGTTCGACTTCTTCGATCCGCGCGCCAATACCGCGCATCCCTCGATAAGCGACGAGCAGCGCCGCAACCGCGCGCACCTGGTGCAGGCCATGGCGCGGCACGGCTTCCAGAACTATGCGATGGAATGGTGGCACTTCACCTTCCGCCCCGAACCCACCCCCAAGATCGCCTACGACGTCCCGATCCGATGAGTGCTTCCCCTTCCTCCACGCCACCGCGGACCACCGATGTCGCGGTGATCGGCAGTGGCATCGTCGGCCTGTCCGCCGCCCATCACCTGCTGGATCGCGGGCTGTCGTGCACGCTGATCGATGCGAAGGGGCCGGCTGGCGAAACATCGTTCGGCAATGCGGGCTCCATTTCCGTCGGCAACGTGATGCCCCAGTCCACGCCCGGCATCGTCATGAAGGCGTTGCGGATGCTCGCCAATCCGTTGGCGCCGTTGAAACTCGACTGGGGCGTCAGTCCGAGTTATGCACGCTGGTTGCTGCAGTTCCTGGACCAGGGCCGCATGCAGCACGTGCTGCCGATCATCGATGCGCTGAGCGCGATCAATATCGCTTCGCGCGCCGCGTGGCTCGGGTTGGGCGAGCGGATCCGCGCACAGGACCTCATCGCGCACACCGGCTACCTGCACGTCTACAGCGAGGAGGCCAGTTTCGCGAAGGGCGAATGGGAGCGCGGCCTGATGCGTGATCGCGGCGTGGCATTCGACGTCCTGGACGCCGGCCAGCTGCGCGAGCTCGAACCCGGCATCGGAACGGGCTTCCAGCGGGCGGTCTTCCAGCGCGAATCGCTGGCGATGCGCGATCCCGGCGACTTCTGCCGCCGCCTCTTCAATCACCTGAGCGCGCGCGGTGCGAC encodes the following:
- a CDS encoding M15 family metallopeptidase translates to MVLLLLSTLPLLGACASAPGVQVSPAQEAAQADLVDAATVVPGLQQEIRYAGKDNFVGVPVVGYEAPKCLLLAPVAQALARVQQDVQREGLSLKVFDCYRPVRAVKHFVAWARDPADQRTKAAYYPNLDKARLLDGYIAESSGHSRGATLDLTLVRCGGGACTELDMGTPFDFFDPRANTAHPSISDEQRRNRAHLVQAMARHGFQNYAMEWWHFTFRPEPTPKIAYDVPIR
- a CDS encoding FAD-dependent oxidoreductase, whose protein sequence is MSASPSSTPPRTTDVAVIGSGIVGLSAAHHLLDRGLSCTLIDAKGPAGETSFGNAGSISVGNVMPQSTPGIVMKALRMLANPLAPLKLDWGVSPSYARWLLQFLDQGRMQHVLPIIDALSAINIASRAAWLGLGERIRAQDLIAHTGYLHVYSEEASFAKGEWERGLMRDRGVAFDVLDAGQLRELEPGIGTGFQRAVFQRESLAMRDPGDFCRRLFNHLSARGATPLIASVSAIIRQDGGYRLDTDHGAVHAGRVVVAAGAWSNALLRPFGMKIPVIPARGYHLMYPQTDVIVRRPTLWAERYMVVSPMQAGIRMTSIKELTALGRDPHYHLIRRLDPEARKLFPGITAEPVSEWAGNRPCTPDSLPIIDRVPGEDIFVATGHGHLGLTQGPVTGRLLDQMMAGEATDIPLAPYGLARFG